A genomic region of Arachis stenosperma cultivar V10309 chromosome 9, arast.V10309.gnm1.PFL2, whole genome shotgun sequence contains the following coding sequences:
- the LOC130948966 gene encoding uncharacterized protein LOC130948966, protein MPKNFALPSALEPYKGFGDPRAHVKKFQSMMFFNGANNEPVLCREFSTYLDGAALLWFSKLSAGSISSFEDLARSFIDYFAASRIYVHGSDYLGTIKQGQHEGLKDYMTRFAEATMEIQDLDPTVHLHALKAGLRPGKFRETIAITKPKTLEEFRERAAGQMEIEELHEAQKTDKQPHRRDEEKALRSPGNKDTKKPFKPASKHNTYTRFNTRRENIIKEILNAKIVKPPARAGNYRDQSFVDRNKHCAFHQKFGHTTDDCIVAKDLLERLARQGLLDKYVENPPRGIINHISGGYAGGGETSSARKRSYRAMLAIEEALQPKREEGPDITISFGQSDFRSTSPNLDDPVVISIQAGELLVRKTLLDPGSSADVLFYSTFKKMKLSEKLIQPSSGELIGFSGERVPIMGHIWLTTTMGEIPMSKSIDIQYLIVDCYNPYNIIIGRPALNIFKAVVSTLHLCVKFPVQKNRIATVYADHQEARQCYNASLKQIQTKQEARPQVQAIHNSADATTLADLDPREDLGERP, encoded by the exons ATGCCAAAAAACTTTGCACTGCCCTCCGCGCTTGAACCATACAAGGGATTCGGAGATCCCAGAGCCCATGTGAAGAAATTCCAATCCATGATGTTCTTCAACGGTGCTAACAATGAGCCTGTCCTATGTCGAGAATTTTCTACTTACCTCGACGGCGCTGCGTTGCTCTGGTTTTCTAAGCTGTCTGCAGGTTCGATCTCCTCCTTTGAAGATCTAGCCAGATCATTCATTGACTACTTTGCAGCGTCGAGAATATACGTACATGGATCAGATTATCTCGGCACCATCAAGCAAGGACAGCACGAGGGCTTGAAGGACTATATGACCAGGTTCGCCGAGGCCACTATGGAGATCCAAGACCTAGATCCGACTGTCCACTTACATGCTCTCAAAGCTGGCCTCAGACCTGGCAAATTCCGGGAGACTATTGCGATAACAAAACCAAAAACACTGGAAGAGTTCCGAGAAAGAGCTGCAGGACAAATGGAGATCGAGGAGCTCCACGAGGCCCAAAAGACGGATAAGCAGCCACATCGAAGAGATGAGGAAAAAGCTCTCAGGTCACCAGGCAACAAGGACACAAAGAAACCTTTCAAGCCCGCATCGAAACACAATACGTACACCAGATTCAACACCAGAAGAGAAAATATCATCAAAGAGATTCTGAATGCCAAAATCGTGAAGCCACCAGCTCGAGCAGGAAACTACCGAGACCAAAGTTTCGTGGATAGAAACAAGCATTGCGCCTTCCACCAGAAGTTCGGCCATACCACGGACGACTGTATCGTGGCAAAAGACTTGCTCGAAAGACTGGCACGCCAAGGGCTCTTAGACAAATATGTCGAAA ATCCGCCAAGAGGAATCATCAACCACATATCAGGAGGATATGCAGGTGGAGGCGAAACAAGCTCGGCCAGGAAACGGAGCTATAGGGCAATGCTGGCAATCGAGGAAGCATTGCAGCCAAAGAGGGAGGAAGGCCCAGATATCACAATATCTTTTGGTCAATCAGACTTCAGATCGACAAGCCCTAACCTCGACGACCCAGTAGTGATCTCTATCCAGGCTGGAGAGCTGTTGGTAAGGAAAACACTGCTGGACCCAGGTAGTAGTGCtgatgttttattttattctacaTTTAAAAAGATGAAGTTATCAGAAAAACTAATACAACCCTCATCGGGAGAGCTAATTGGGTTCTCCGGAGAAAGGGTCCCCATCATGGGGCACATATGGCTAACGACCACAATGGGAGAGATCCCTATGTCGAAATCCATCGATATTCAATACCTAATAGTAGACTGTTATAACccttataatattataattggGAGACCCGCCTTGAATATATTCAAAGCGGTAGTGTCCACATTACACCTGTGCGTTAAGTTTCCAGTGCAGAAAAACAGAATAGCAACAGTGTATGCTGATCACCAAGAAGCCCGGCAGTGCTACAATGCTAGTCTAAAGCAAATCCAAACGAAACAAGAAGCTCGGCCCCAGGTCCAAGCAATACACAATTCAGCCGATGCCACAACACTAGCTGACCTCGACCCGAGAGAAGACCTTGGCGAAAGACCTTGA
- the LOC130947621 gene encoding uncharacterized protein LOC130947621 encodes MNVMSDHVLLWYDSQCCKQIMEIIRGRKAIIDDDDQNANLEVKFFARLPNKEEVVIKECGIRWIYTNMEKESRVCRFKRSRQVFELEAIASPNEEKGFESDDGGEELVPPAKKFKHSLMEVESVENLRKKLEQFLHIQFDGDSLSAEIKLGYNVQSIYN; translated from the exons ATGAATGTTATGTCAGATCATGTGTTATTATGGTATGATTCACAATGCTGTAAGCAGATAATGGAAATAATCAGAGGAAGAAAGGCCATTATTGATGATGATGACCAGAATGCAAATCTGGAAGTTAAGTTCTTTGCTCGGCTACCAAACAAGGAGGAAGTGGTGATAAAAGAGTGTGGCATCCGTTGGATATACACAAATATGGAGAAGGAATCAAGAGTGTGCAGGTTCAAGAGAAGCAGGCAAGTTTTCGAGTTAGAAGCCATTGCATCTCCAAATGAAGAAAAGGGGTTCGAATCTGATGATGGAGGGGAAGAACTAGTTCCTCCAGCAAAGAAATTTAAGCATAGCTTAATGGAAGTTGAATCAGTAGAAAACTTGAG GAAAAAACTTGAACAATTTTTGCACATTCAATTTGATGGAGACTCTCTTAGCGCGGAGATCAAATTGGGGTACAATGTGCAGTCCATTTACAATTAA